In Candidatus Dependentiae bacterium, the following are encoded in one genomic region:
- a CDS encoding MlaD family protein: protein MQIKTETKVGIFVILAASVFMFMILGIGAFRFSSTGSLPYTISFDDVSGLSQKAEVKIAGVKVGWVENIELTQKGTAQVKIMVNKKYSLYDNAYAVVRQEGLIGTKYVEVIPGDPMLPKLQSGNNLARPGREAVSVDELLFKFKNIATHVEQVTESIKDAFTGAERSEQLKSMIENMSSASDKINKLAGSLDNVFSNNEDRLQGIVTNIQEFTTTLRDDLPALKENLTGSADSIARAADEAREGFSSIASVSQKIDEGRGLLGKMINEDDMYRDIKSAVSGIKNYLSKFESIGIIFDSHSENMHRPVDQYRWTESKGYFNVRIHTNSSYFYLGQLASSERGFVSRKWTYNEYLDSRENTFSPIPYNEITTDPADQIAALNRRLFAPQTLQQIREQYAYGLQVGKIYNNVALRVGLFEGAVGVGADYFIPLGTDKASWITTLEMFDFHGLQRLDYATERRPHLKWINRVFVFNNLYTTFGADDFVSHNASIFWGVGLRFADDDIKYLISKVSL from the coding sequence TTGCAAATTAAAACAGAAACAAAAGTTGGCATTTTTGTCATTCTTGCCGCCAGTGTCTTTATGTTCATGATTTTAGGTATTGGAGCGTTTCGCTTTAGCTCTACAGGGTCTTTGCCATACACAATATCATTTGATGACGTTTCTGGGTTGTCACAAAAAGCAGAAGTAAAAATTGCCGGTGTTAAAGTTGGTTGGGTAGAAAATATTGAGCTCACTCAAAAGGGCACCGCTCAAGTCAAAATAATGGTTAATAAAAAATATTCTCTTTATGACAATGCTTATGCAGTAGTTAGACAAGAAGGTTTAATTGGAACTAAATACGTAGAAGTTATTCCAGGCGATCCTATGCTTCCAAAGCTTCAATCGGGTAACAACCTTGCAAGGCCTGGACGCGAAGCTGTTTCTGTTGATGAACTTTTATTTAAATTCAAAAATATAGCAACGCATGTAGAACAGGTTACCGAAAGCATTAAAGATGCATTCACTGGAGCCGAAAGATCAGAACAATTAAAATCAATGATCGAAAATATGTCGAGCGCTTCTGATAAAATTAACAAACTCGCAGGCTCTCTTGACAATGTATTCTCTAACAACGAAGACAGGCTTCAAGGTATCGTTACAAACATACAAGAATTTACAACAACTCTTCGAGATGATCTTCCAGCGCTTAAAGAAAATCTGACTGGGTCAGCCGACTCTATTGCTCGCGCAGCAGATGAAGCCCGCGAAGGATTTAGCAGCATCGCCTCAGTCTCTCAAAAAATCGATGAGGGTCGTGGCCTTCTTGGAAAAATGATCAACGAAGATGATATGTATCGAGATATCAAATCAGCTGTTTCTGGAATTAAAAATTACCTATCCAAATTTGAATCAATTGGAATTATTTTTGATTCCCACTCAGAAAATATGCACAGACCTGTTGATCAATATAGATGGACTGAAAGCAAAGGCTACTTCAACGTACGCATTCATACGAACAGTAGCTATTTTTACCTTGGACAACTTGCTTCGTCTGAACGCGGCTTTGTGAGCAGAAAATGGACCTATAATGAATATCTTGATTCTCGAGAAAACACATTTAGCCCAATTCCATACAATGAAATTACTACTGATCCTGCTGATCAAATTGCTGCTCTTAACCGTCGTTTATTTGCACCGCAAACGCTACAACAAATCAGAGAACAGTATGCTTATGGTCTTCAAGTCGGAAAAATTTACAACAATGTCGCATTGCGCGTTGGTTTGTTTGAAGGTGCTGTCGGAGTTGGTGCTGATTACTTTATACCGCTTGGAACTGATAAAGCTTCTTGGATTACGACCTTGGAGATGTTTGACTTTCACGGGCTACAAAGACTTGACTATGCTACAGAACGTCGCCCACATTTGAAATGGATCAACCGTGTATTTGTATTCAACAATCTTTACACCACGTTTGGAGCTGATGATTTTGTAAGTCACAACGCTTCAATCTTCTGGGGAGTTGGTTTAAGATTTGCAGATGATGATATTAAATATTTAATATCTAAAGTTAGCTTATAA
- a CDS encoding M23 family metallopeptidase, with the protein MIPQGRYIIFFLVLISIGYFSKRTYLYYFDTTQPQVTVVGFEDGKAYAGEIVGSLKGWSPYKVAHISMWLDDNLMHRDFKINRKQFDHPISIPAMTIPDGSHKLKFEIVDGTKRQNKTSIERFFYTDNLGLQAVLVPSSSDNKVQQGRCLRIQIQVNKPIKNAVAKVLTGEYIFFAEGKNSLIYETYVPVECEQDAGEYPFSVEVLDRLGNKVTLENTFQVVSVAFKKKILNVQGNKLHAELEFTPKQEQDLEAELEKLAKQSGGEKLWNGPFDVPIVMRGITTEFGVIRTSQERGRRVHKALDLIADPKSVIWASHNGIIVLKDRFTHSGNTVVIDHGCGVLSLYYHLHDFADISVGQKVKKGHPLGRMGMTGYASGDHLHWEMRINNTPVEPMQWTQRWI; encoded by the coding sequence ATGATTCCTCAAGGGCGATACATTATTTTTTTCCTCGTTTTAATCTCAATTGGGTATTTTTCAAAAAGAACTTACTTGTATTATTTTGATACAACTCAGCCACAAGTAACCGTCGTTGGTTTTGAAGACGGTAAAGCTTATGCTGGAGAAATAGTCGGATCTTTAAAGGGTTGGAGTCCATATAAAGTTGCACACATTTCAATGTGGCTCGATGATAATTTAATGCATCGTGATTTTAAAATTAATCGTAAGCAATTTGATCATCCTATTTCAATTCCTGCAATGACTATTCCAGATGGATCACATAAATTAAAATTTGAGATCGTTGACGGAACAAAGCGTCAAAACAAAACATCTATCGAGCGTTTTTTTTATACAGACAATTTAGGCTTGCAAGCAGTCTTGGTGCCATCTTCGTCTGACAATAAAGTTCAACAAGGTAGATGCTTAAGAATCCAAATTCAAGTTAACAAACCAATAAAAAATGCTGTAGCAAAAGTACTTACTGGAGAATATATATTCTTTGCAGAGGGTAAAAATTCTTTAATTTATGAAACCTATGTTCCTGTTGAGTGTGAACAAGATGCTGGAGAATACCCATTTTCTGTTGAAGTTCTTGATAGGCTTGGAAACAAAGTAACATTAGAAAATACTTTCCAGGTTGTAAGTGTTGCATTTAAGAAAAAAATCTTAAATGTTCAAGGAAATAAGCTACATGCTGAACTTGAATTTACACCAAAGCAAGAGCAAGACCTTGAAGCTGAACTTGAAAAGCTTGCAAAGCAGTCAGGTGGCGAAAAGCTATGGAATGGCCCATTTGATGTACCAATTGTTATGAGAGGCATCACTACAGAGTTTGGAGTTATTCGCACATCTCAAGAACGTGGTCGACGAGTGCACAAAGCTCTTGATTTAATAGCTGATCCAAAAAGTGTGATTTGGGCATCCCATAATGGAATTATTGTACTAAAAGATCGCTTTACCCACAGTGGCAACACGGTTGTTATTGATCATGGCTGCGGAGTTCTCAGTCTTTATTATCACTTACATGATTTTGCAGATATTTCTGTTGGTCAAAAAGTGAAAAAAGGACATCCGCTTGGACGTATGGGAATGACTGGTTATGCAAGTGGCGATCATTTGCATTGGGAAATGCGTATCAATAATACTCCTGTTGAGCCAATGCAATGGACTCAGCGTTGGATCTAA